From one Rattus norvegicus strain BN/NHsdMcwi chromosome 7, GRCr8, whole genome shotgun sequence genomic stretch:
- the Hsf1 gene encoding heat shock factor protein 1 has protein sequence MDLAVGPGAAGPSNVPAFLTKLWTLVSDPDTDALICWSPSGNSFHVFDQGQFAKEVLPKYFKHNNMASFVRQLNMYGFRKVVHIEQGGLVKPERDDTEFQHPCFLRGQEQLLENIKRKVTSVSTLKSEDIKIRQDSVTRLLTDVQLMKGKQECMDSKLLAMKHENEALWREVASLRQKHAQQQKVVNKLIQFLISLVQSNRILGVKRKIPLMLSDSSSAHSVPKYGRQYSLEHVHGPGPYSAPSPAYSSSSLYSSDAVTSSGPIISDITELAPTSPLASPGRSIDERPLSSSTLVRVKEEPPSPPHSPRVLEASPGRPASMDTPLSPTAFIDSILRESEPTPAASNTAPMDTTGAQAPAPPAPSTPEKCLSVACLDKNELSDHLDAMDSNLDNLQTMLTSHGFSVDTSALLDLFSPSVTMPDMSLPDLDSSLASIQELLSPQEPPRPIEAENSNADSGKQLVHYTAQPLFLLDPDAVDTGSSELPVLFELGESSYFSEGDDYTDDPTISLLTGTEPHKAKDPTVS, from the exons AGTGGGAACAGCTTCCACGTGTTTGACCAGGGCCAGTTTGCCAAGGAGGTGCTGCCCAAGTACTTCAAGCACAACAACATGGCCAGCTTTGTGCGGCAGCTCAACATGT ATGGCTTCCGAAAAGTAGTCCACATTGAGCAGGGTGGCCTGGTCAAGCCTGAGAGGGATGACACCGAGTTCCAGCATCCATGTTTCCTGCGTGGCCAGGAACAGCTCCTTGAGAATATCAAGAGGAAAGTGACCAGC GTGTCCACCCTGAAGAGTGAGGACATAAAAATACGCCAGGACAGTGTCACCAGGCTGTTGACAGATGTGCAGCTGATGAAGGGGAAACAGGAGTGTATGGACTCCAAGCTCCTGGCCATGAAGCA CGAGAACGAGGCCCTGTGGCGGGAGGTGGCCAGCCTTCGGCAGAAGCATGCCCAGCAGCAAAAAGTTGTCAACAAG CTCATCCAATTCCTGATCTCACTGGTGCAGTCGAACCGGATCCTGGGGGTGAAGAGAAAGAT CCCTCTGATGTTGAGTGACAGCAGCTCAGCACACTCTGTGCCCAAGTATGGTCGACAGTACTCCCTGGAGCATGTCCATGGTCCCGGCCCATACTCA GCTCCATCTCCAGCCTACAGCAGCTCTAGCCTTTACTCCTCTGATGCTGTCACCAGCTCTGGGCCCATAATCTCCGATATCACTGAGCTGGCTCCCACCAGCCCTTTGGCCTCCCCAGGCAGGAGCATAGATGAGAG GCCTCTGTCCAGCAGCACCCTGGTCCGTGTCAAGGAAGAGCCCCCCAGCCCACCTCATAGCCCTCGGGTACTGGAGGCAAGCCCTGGGCGCCCAGCCTCCATGGATACCCCTTTGTCCCCAACTGCCTTCATTGACTCCATCCTTCGAGAGAGCGAACCTACCCCTGCTGCCTCAAACACAGCCCCTATGGACACAACCGGAGCCCAAGCCCCTGCACCCCCAGCCCCCTCCACCCCTGAGAAGTGCCTCAGCGTAGCCTGCCTAGACAA GAACGAGCTAAGTGATCACCTGGATGCCATGGACTCCAACCTGGACAACCTGCAGACCATGCTGACAAGCCACGGCTTCAGTGTGGACACCAGTGCCCTGCTGGAC cTGTTCAGCCCCTCGGTGACCATGCCCGACATGAGCCTGCCTGACCTGGACAGCAGCCTGGCCAGC ATTCAGGAACTTCTATCTCCCCAAGAGCCTCCCAGGCCTATTGAGGCAGAGAATAGTAACGCCGACTCAG GAAAGCAGCTGGTGCACTACACGGCTCAGCCTCTGTTCCTGCTGGACCCTGATGCTGTGGACACAGGGAGCAGTGAACTGCCTGTGCTCTTTGAGCTGGGGGAGAGCTCCTACTTCTCTGAGGGAGATGACTACACGGATGATCCCACCATCTCTCTTCTGACGGGCACTGAACCCCACAAAGCCAAGGACCCCACTGTCTCCTAG
- the Hsf1 gene encoding heat shock factor protein 1 isoform X3 — protein sequence MDLAVGPGAAGPSNVPAFLTKLWTLVSDPDTDALICWSPSGNSFHVFDQGQFAKEVLPKYFKHNNMASFVRQLNMYGFRKVVHIEQGGLVKPERDDTEFQHPCFLRGQEQLLENIKRKVTSVSTLKSEDIKIRQDSVTRLLTDVQLMKGKQECMDSKLLAMKHENEALWREVASLRQKHAQQQKVVNKLIQFLISLVQSNRILGVKRKIPLMLSDSSSAHSVPKYGRQYSLEHVHGPGPYSAPSPAYSSSSLYSSDAVTSSGPIISDITELAPTSPLASPGRSIDERPLSSSTLVRVKEEPPSPPHSPRVLEASPGRPASMDTPLSPTAFIDSILRESEPTPAASNTAPMDTTGAQAPAPPAPSTPEKCLSVACLDNLARAPQMSGVARLFPCPSSFLHGRVQPGNELSDHLDAMDSNLDNLQTMLTSHGFSVDTSALLDIQELLSPQEPPRPIEAENSNADSGKQLVHYTAQPLFLLDPDAVDTGSSELPVLFELGESSYFSEGDDYTDDPTISLLTGTEPHKAKDPTVS from the exons AGTGGGAACAGCTTCCACGTGTTTGACCAGGGCCAGTTTGCCAAGGAGGTGCTGCCCAAGTACTTCAAGCACAACAACATGGCCAGCTTTGTGCGGCAGCTCAACATGT ATGGCTTCCGAAAAGTAGTCCACATTGAGCAGGGTGGCCTGGTCAAGCCTGAGAGGGATGACACCGAGTTCCAGCATCCATGTTTCCTGCGTGGCCAGGAACAGCTCCTTGAGAATATCAAGAGGAAAGTGACCAGC GTGTCCACCCTGAAGAGTGAGGACATAAAAATACGCCAGGACAGTGTCACCAGGCTGTTGACAGATGTGCAGCTGATGAAGGGGAAACAGGAGTGTATGGACTCCAAGCTCCTGGCCATGAAGCA CGAGAACGAGGCCCTGTGGCGGGAGGTGGCCAGCCTTCGGCAGAAGCATGCCCAGCAGCAAAAAGTTGTCAACAAG CTCATCCAATTCCTGATCTCACTGGTGCAGTCGAACCGGATCCTGGGGGTGAAGAGAAAGAT CCCTCTGATGTTGAGTGACAGCAGCTCAGCACACTCTGTGCCCAAGTATGGTCGACAGTACTCCCTGGAGCATGTCCATGGTCCCGGCCCATACTCA GCTCCATCTCCAGCCTACAGCAGCTCTAGCCTTTACTCCTCTGATGCTGTCACCAGCTCTGGGCCCATAATCTCCGATATCACTGAGCTGGCTCCCACCAGCCCTTTGGCCTCCCCAGGCAGGAGCATAGATGAGAG GCCTCTGTCCAGCAGCACCCTGGTCCGTGTCAAGGAAGAGCCCCCCAGCCCACCTCATAGCCCTCGGGTACTGGAGGCAAGCCCTGGGCGCCCAGCCTCCATGGATACCCCTTTGTCCCCAACTGCCTTCATTGACTCCATCCTTCGAGAGAGCGAACCTACCCCTGCTGCCTCAAACACAGCCCCTATGGACACAACCGGAGCCCAAGCCCCTGCACCCCCAGCCCCCTCCACCCCTGAGAAGTGCCTCAGCGTAGCCTGCCTAGACAA TTTGGCTCGCGCTCCACAGATGTCTGGGGTCGCCCGCCTCTTCCCCTGCCCCTCTTCCTTTCTGCATGGCCGAGTCCAGCCAGG GAACGAGCTAAGTGATCACCTGGATGCCATGGACTCCAACCTGGACAACCTGCAGACCATGCTGACAAGCCACGGCTTCAGTGTGGACACCAGTGCCCTGCTGGAC ATTCAGGAACTTCTATCTCCCCAAGAGCCTCCCAGGCCTATTGAGGCAGAGAATAGTAACGCCGACTCAG GAAAGCAGCTGGTGCACTACACGGCTCAGCCTCTGTTCCTGCTGGACCCTGATGCTGTGGACACAGGGAGCAGTGAACTGCCTGTGCTCTTTGAGCTGGGGGAGAGCTCCTACTTCTCTGAGGGAGATGACTACACGGATGATCCCACCATCTCTCTTCTGACGGGCACTGAACCCCACAAAGCCAAGGACCCCACTGTCTCCTAG
- the Hsf1 gene encoding heat shock factor protein 1 isoform X5, with translation MDLAVGPGAAGPSNVPAFLTKLWTLVSDPDTDALICWSPSGNSFHVFDQGQFAKEVLPKYFKHNNMASFVRQLNMYGFRKVVHIEQGGLVKPERDDTEFQHPCFLRGQEQLLENIKRKVTSVSTLKSEDIKIRQDSVTRLLTDVQLMKGKQECMDSKLLAMKHENEALWREVASLRQKHAQQQKVVNKLIQFLISLVQSNRILGVKRKIPLMLSDSSSAHSVPKYGRQYSLEHVHGPGPYSAPSPAYSSSSLYSSDAVTSSGPIISDITELAPTSPLASPGRSIDERPLSSSTLVRVKEEPPSPPHSPRVLEASPGRPASMDTPLSPTAFIDSILRESEPTPAASNTAPMDTTGAQAPAPPAPSTPEKCLSVACLDKNELSDHLDAMDSNLDNLQTMLTSHGFSVDTSALLDIQELLSPQEPPRPIEAENSNADSGKQLVHYTAQPLFLLDPDAVDTGSSELPVLFELGESSYFSEGDDYTDDPTISLLTGTEPHKAKDPTVS, from the exons AGTGGGAACAGCTTCCACGTGTTTGACCAGGGCCAGTTTGCCAAGGAGGTGCTGCCCAAGTACTTCAAGCACAACAACATGGCCAGCTTTGTGCGGCAGCTCAACATGT ATGGCTTCCGAAAAGTAGTCCACATTGAGCAGGGTGGCCTGGTCAAGCCTGAGAGGGATGACACCGAGTTCCAGCATCCATGTTTCCTGCGTGGCCAGGAACAGCTCCTTGAGAATATCAAGAGGAAAGTGACCAGC GTGTCCACCCTGAAGAGTGAGGACATAAAAATACGCCAGGACAGTGTCACCAGGCTGTTGACAGATGTGCAGCTGATGAAGGGGAAACAGGAGTGTATGGACTCCAAGCTCCTGGCCATGAAGCA CGAGAACGAGGCCCTGTGGCGGGAGGTGGCCAGCCTTCGGCAGAAGCATGCCCAGCAGCAAAAAGTTGTCAACAAG CTCATCCAATTCCTGATCTCACTGGTGCAGTCGAACCGGATCCTGGGGGTGAAGAGAAAGAT CCCTCTGATGTTGAGTGACAGCAGCTCAGCACACTCTGTGCCCAAGTATGGTCGACAGTACTCCCTGGAGCATGTCCATGGTCCCGGCCCATACTCA GCTCCATCTCCAGCCTACAGCAGCTCTAGCCTTTACTCCTCTGATGCTGTCACCAGCTCTGGGCCCATAATCTCCGATATCACTGAGCTGGCTCCCACCAGCCCTTTGGCCTCCCCAGGCAGGAGCATAGATGAGAG GCCTCTGTCCAGCAGCACCCTGGTCCGTGTCAAGGAAGAGCCCCCCAGCCCACCTCATAGCCCTCGGGTACTGGAGGCAAGCCCTGGGCGCCCAGCCTCCATGGATACCCCTTTGTCCCCAACTGCCTTCATTGACTCCATCCTTCGAGAGAGCGAACCTACCCCTGCTGCCTCAAACACAGCCCCTATGGACACAACCGGAGCCCAAGCCCCTGCACCCCCAGCCCCCTCCACCCCTGAGAAGTGCCTCAGCGTAGCCTGCCTAGACAA GAACGAGCTAAGTGATCACCTGGATGCCATGGACTCCAACCTGGACAACCTGCAGACCATGCTGACAAGCCACGGCTTCAGTGTGGACACCAGTGCCCTGCTGGAC ATTCAGGAACTTCTATCTCCCCAAGAGCCTCCCAGGCCTATTGAGGCAGAGAATAGTAACGCCGACTCAG GAAAGCAGCTGGTGCACTACACGGCTCAGCCTCTGTTCCTGCTGGACCCTGATGCTGTGGACACAGGGAGCAGTGAACTGCCTGTGCTCTTTGAGCTGGGGGAGAGCTCCTACTTCTCTGAGGGAGATGACTACACGGATGATCCCACCATCTCTCTTCTGACGGGCACTGAACCCCACAAAGCCAAGGACCCCACTGTCTCCTAG
- the Hsf1 gene encoding heat shock factor protein 1 isoform X1 has product MDLAVGPGAAGPSNVPAFLTKLWTLVSDPDTDALICWSPSGNSFHVFDQGQFAKEVLPKYFKHNNMASFVRQLNMYGFRKVVHIEQGGLVKPERDDTEFQHPCFLRGQEQLLENIKRKVTSVSTLKSEDIKIRQDSVTRLLTDVQLMKGKQECMDSKLLAMKHENEALWREVASLRQKHAQQQKVVNKLIQFLISLVQSNRILGVKRKIPLMLSDSSSAHSVPKYGRQYSLEHVHGPGPYSAPSPAYSSSSLYSSDAVTSSGPIISDITELAPTSPLASPGRSIDERPLSSSTLVRVKEEPPSPPHSPRVLEASPGRPASMDTPLSPTAFIDSILRESEPTPAASNTAPMDTTGAQAPAPPAPSTPEKCLSVACLDNLARAPQMSGVARLFPCPSSFLHGRVQPGNELSDHLDAMDSNLDNLQTMLTSHGFSVDTSALLDLFSPSVTMPDMSLPDLDSSLASIQELLSPQEPPRPIEAENSNADSGKQLVHYTAQPLFLLDPDAVDTGSSELPVLFELGESSYFSEGDDYTDDPTISLLTGTEPHKAKDPTVS; this is encoded by the exons AGTGGGAACAGCTTCCACGTGTTTGACCAGGGCCAGTTTGCCAAGGAGGTGCTGCCCAAGTACTTCAAGCACAACAACATGGCCAGCTTTGTGCGGCAGCTCAACATGT ATGGCTTCCGAAAAGTAGTCCACATTGAGCAGGGTGGCCTGGTCAAGCCTGAGAGGGATGACACCGAGTTCCAGCATCCATGTTTCCTGCGTGGCCAGGAACAGCTCCTTGAGAATATCAAGAGGAAAGTGACCAGC GTGTCCACCCTGAAGAGTGAGGACATAAAAATACGCCAGGACAGTGTCACCAGGCTGTTGACAGATGTGCAGCTGATGAAGGGGAAACAGGAGTGTATGGACTCCAAGCTCCTGGCCATGAAGCA CGAGAACGAGGCCCTGTGGCGGGAGGTGGCCAGCCTTCGGCAGAAGCATGCCCAGCAGCAAAAAGTTGTCAACAAG CTCATCCAATTCCTGATCTCACTGGTGCAGTCGAACCGGATCCTGGGGGTGAAGAGAAAGAT CCCTCTGATGTTGAGTGACAGCAGCTCAGCACACTCTGTGCCCAAGTATGGTCGACAGTACTCCCTGGAGCATGTCCATGGTCCCGGCCCATACTCA GCTCCATCTCCAGCCTACAGCAGCTCTAGCCTTTACTCCTCTGATGCTGTCACCAGCTCTGGGCCCATAATCTCCGATATCACTGAGCTGGCTCCCACCAGCCCTTTGGCCTCCCCAGGCAGGAGCATAGATGAGAG GCCTCTGTCCAGCAGCACCCTGGTCCGTGTCAAGGAAGAGCCCCCCAGCCCACCTCATAGCCCTCGGGTACTGGAGGCAAGCCCTGGGCGCCCAGCCTCCATGGATACCCCTTTGTCCCCAACTGCCTTCATTGACTCCATCCTTCGAGAGAGCGAACCTACCCCTGCTGCCTCAAACACAGCCCCTATGGACACAACCGGAGCCCAAGCCCCTGCACCCCCAGCCCCCTCCACCCCTGAGAAGTGCCTCAGCGTAGCCTGCCTAGACAA TTTGGCTCGCGCTCCACAGATGTCTGGGGTCGCCCGCCTCTTCCCCTGCCCCTCTTCCTTTCTGCATGGCCGAGTCCAGCCAGG GAACGAGCTAAGTGATCACCTGGATGCCATGGACTCCAACCTGGACAACCTGCAGACCATGCTGACAAGCCACGGCTTCAGTGTGGACACCAGTGCCCTGCTGGAC cTGTTCAGCCCCTCGGTGACCATGCCCGACATGAGCCTGCCTGACCTGGACAGCAGCCTGGCCAGC ATTCAGGAACTTCTATCTCCCCAAGAGCCTCCCAGGCCTATTGAGGCAGAGAATAGTAACGCCGACTCAG GAAAGCAGCTGGTGCACTACACGGCTCAGCCTCTGTTCCTGCTGGACCCTGATGCTGTGGACACAGGGAGCAGTGAACTGCCTGTGCTCTTTGAGCTGGGGGAGAGCTCCTACTTCTCTGAGGGAGATGACTACACGGATGATCCCACCATCTCTCTTCTGACGGGCACTGAACCCCACAAAGCCAAGGACCCCACTGTCTCCTAG
- the Hsf1 gene encoding heat shock factor protein 1 isoform X6 yields MDLAVGPGAAGPSNVPAFLTKLWTLVSDPDTDALICWSPSGNSFHVFDQGQFAKEVLPKYFKHNNMASFVRQLNMYGFRKVVHIEQGGLVKPERDDTEFQHPCFLRGQEQLLENIKRKVTSVSTLKSEDIKIRQDSVTRLLTDVQLMKGKQECMDSKLLAMKHENEALWREVASLRQKHAQQQKVVNKLIQFLISLVQSNRILGVKRKIPLMLSDSSSAHSVPKYGRQYSLEHVHGPGPYSAPSPAYSSSSLYSSDAVTSSGPIISDITELAPTSPLASPGRSIDESTLVRVKEEPPSPPHSPRVLEASPGRPASMDTPLSPTAFIDSILRESEPTPAASNTAPMDTTGAQAPAPPAPSTPEKCLSVACLDKNELSDHLDAMDSNLDNLQTMLTSHGFSVDTSALLDIQELLSPQEPPRPIEAENSNADSGKQLVHYTAQPLFLLDPDAVDTGSSELPVLFELGESSYFSEGDDYTDDPTISLLTGTEPHKAKDPTVS; encoded by the exons AGTGGGAACAGCTTCCACGTGTTTGACCAGGGCCAGTTTGCCAAGGAGGTGCTGCCCAAGTACTTCAAGCACAACAACATGGCCAGCTTTGTGCGGCAGCTCAACATGT ATGGCTTCCGAAAAGTAGTCCACATTGAGCAGGGTGGCCTGGTCAAGCCTGAGAGGGATGACACCGAGTTCCAGCATCCATGTTTCCTGCGTGGCCAGGAACAGCTCCTTGAGAATATCAAGAGGAAAGTGACCAGC GTGTCCACCCTGAAGAGTGAGGACATAAAAATACGCCAGGACAGTGTCACCAGGCTGTTGACAGATGTGCAGCTGATGAAGGGGAAACAGGAGTGTATGGACTCCAAGCTCCTGGCCATGAAGCA CGAGAACGAGGCCCTGTGGCGGGAGGTGGCCAGCCTTCGGCAGAAGCATGCCCAGCAGCAAAAAGTTGTCAACAAG CTCATCCAATTCCTGATCTCACTGGTGCAGTCGAACCGGATCCTGGGGGTGAAGAGAAAGAT CCCTCTGATGTTGAGTGACAGCAGCTCAGCACACTCTGTGCCCAAGTATGGTCGACAGTACTCCCTGGAGCATGTCCATGGTCCCGGCCCATACTCA GCTCCATCTCCAGCCTACAGCAGCTCTAGCCTTTACTCCTCTGATGCTGTCACCAGCTCTGGGCCCATAATCTCCGATATCACTGAGCTGGCTCCCACCAGCCCTTTGGCCTCCCCAGGCAGGAGCATAGATGAGAG CACCCTGGTCCGTGTCAAGGAAGAGCCCCCCAGCCCACCTCATAGCCCTCGGGTACTGGAGGCAAGCCCTGGGCGCCCAGCCTCCATGGATACCCCTTTGTCCCCAACTGCCTTCATTGACTCCATCCTTCGAGAGAGCGAACCTACCCCTGCTGCCTCAAACACAGCCCCTATGGACACAACCGGAGCCCAAGCCCCTGCACCCCCAGCCCCCTCCACCCCTGAGAAGTGCCTCAGCGTAGCCTGCCTAGACAA GAACGAGCTAAGTGATCACCTGGATGCCATGGACTCCAACCTGGACAACCTGCAGACCATGCTGACAAGCCACGGCTTCAGTGTGGACACCAGTGCCCTGCTGGAC ATTCAGGAACTTCTATCTCCCCAAGAGCCTCCCAGGCCTATTGAGGCAGAGAATAGTAACGCCGACTCAG GAAAGCAGCTGGTGCACTACACGGCTCAGCCTCTGTTCCTGCTGGACCCTGATGCTGTGGACACAGGGAGCAGTGAACTGCCTGTGCTCTTTGAGCTGGGGGAGAGCTCCTACTTCTCTGAGGGAGATGACTACACGGATGATCCCACCATCTCTCTTCTGACGGGCACTGAACCCCACAAAGCCAAGGACCCCACTGTCTCCTAG
- the Hsf1 gene encoding heat shock factor protein 1 isoform X4 — translation MDLAVGPGAAGPSNVPAFLTKLWTLVSDPDTDALICWSPSGNSFHVFDQGQFAKEVLPKYFKHNNMASFVRQLNMYGFRKVVHIEQGGLVKPERDDTEFQHPCFLRGQEQLLENIKRKVTSVSTLKSEDIKIRQDSVTRLLTDVQLMKGKQECMDSKLLAMKHENEALWREVASLRQKHAQQQKVVNKLIQFLISLVQSNRILGVKRKIPLMLSDSSSAHSVPKYGRQYSLEHVHGPGPYSAPSPAYSSSSLYSSDAVTSSGPIISDITELAPTSPLASPGRSIDESTLVRVKEEPPSPPHSPRVLEASPGRPASMDTPLSPTAFIDSILRESEPTPAASNTAPMDTTGAQAPAPPAPSTPEKCLSVACLDKNELSDHLDAMDSNLDNLQTMLTSHGFSVDTSALLDLFSPSVTMPDMSLPDLDSSLASIQELLSPQEPPRPIEAENSNADSGKQLVHYTAQPLFLLDPDAVDTGSSELPVLFELGESSYFSEGDDYTDDPTISLLTGTEPHKAKDPTVS, via the exons AGTGGGAACAGCTTCCACGTGTTTGACCAGGGCCAGTTTGCCAAGGAGGTGCTGCCCAAGTACTTCAAGCACAACAACATGGCCAGCTTTGTGCGGCAGCTCAACATGT ATGGCTTCCGAAAAGTAGTCCACATTGAGCAGGGTGGCCTGGTCAAGCCTGAGAGGGATGACACCGAGTTCCAGCATCCATGTTTCCTGCGTGGCCAGGAACAGCTCCTTGAGAATATCAAGAGGAAAGTGACCAGC GTGTCCACCCTGAAGAGTGAGGACATAAAAATACGCCAGGACAGTGTCACCAGGCTGTTGACAGATGTGCAGCTGATGAAGGGGAAACAGGAGTGTATGGACTCCAAGCTCCTGGCCATGAAGCA CGAGAACGAGGCCCTGTGGCGGGAGGTGGCCAGCCTTCGGCAGAAGCATGCCCAGCAGCAAAAAGTTGTCAACAAG CTCATCCAATTCCTGATCTCACTGGTGCAGTCGAACCGGATCCTGGGGGTGAAGAGAAAGAT CCCTCTGATGTTGAGTGACAGCAGCTCAGCACACTCTGTGCCCAAGTATGGTCGACAGTACTCCCTGGAGCATGTCCATGGTCCCGGCCCATACTCA GCTCCATCTCCAGCCTACAGCAGCTCTAGCCTTTACTCCTCTGATGCTGTCACCAGCTCTGGGCCCATAATCTCCGATATCACTGAGCTGGCTCCCACCAGCCCTTTGGCCTCCCCAGGCAGGAGCATAGATGAGAG CACCCTGGTCCGTGTCAAGGAAGAGCCCCCCAGCCCACCTCATAGCCCTCGGGTACTGGAGGCAAGCCCTGGGCGCCCAGCCTCCATGGATACCCCTTTGTCCCCAACTGCCTTCATTGACTCCATCCTTCGAGAGAGCGAACCTACCCCTGCTGCCTCAAACACAGCCCCTATGGACACAACCGGAGCCCAAGCCCCTGCACCCCCAGCCCCCTCCACCCCTGAGAAGTGCCTCAGCGTAGCCTGCCTAGACAA GAACGAGCTAAGTGATCACCTGGATGCCATGGACTCCAACCTGGACAACCTGCAGACCATGCTGACAAGCCACGGCTTCAGTGTGGACACCAGTGCCCTGCTGGAC cTGTTCAGCCCCTCGGTGACCATGCCCGACATGAGCCTGCCTGACCTGGACAGCAGCCTGGCCAGC ATTCAGGAACTTCTATCTCCCCAAGAGCCTCCCAGGCCTATTGAGGCAGAGAATAGTAACGCCGACTCAG GAAAGCAGCTGGTGCACTACACGGCTCAGCCTCTGTTCCTGCTGGACCCTGATGCTGTGGACACAGGGAGCAGTGAACTGCCTGTGCTCTTTGAGCTGGGGGAGAGCTCCTACTTCTCTGAGGGAGATGACTACACGGATGATCCCACCATCTCTCTTCTGACGGGCACTGAACCCCACAAAGCCAAGGACCCCACTGTCTCCTAG
- the Hsf1 gene encoding heat shock factor protein 1 isoform X2 produces the protein MDLAVGPGAAGPSNVPAFLTKLWTLVSDPDTDALICWSPSGNSFHVFDQGQFAKEVLPKYFKHNNMASFVRQLNMYGFRKVVHIEQGGLVKPERDDTEFQHPCFLRGQEQLLENIKRKVTSVSTLKSEDIKIRQDSVTRLLTDVQLMKGKQECMDSKLLAMKHENEALWREVASLRQKHAQQQKVVNKLIQFLISLVQSNRILGVKRKIPLMLSDSSSAHSVPKYGRQYSLEHVHGPGPYSAPSPAYSSSSLYSSDAVTSSGPIISDITELAPTSPLASPGRSIDESTLVRVKEEPPSPPHSPRVLEASPGRPASMDTPLSPTAFIDSILRESEPTPAASNTAPMDTTGAQAPAPPAPSTPEKCLSVACLDNLARAPQMSGVARLFPCPSSFLHGRVQPGNELSDHLDAMDSNLDNLQTMLTSHGFSVDTSALLDLFSPSVTMPDMSLPDLDSSLASIQELLSPQEPPRPIEAENSNADSGKQLVHYTAQPLFLLDPDAVDTGSSELPVLFELGESSYFSEGDDYTDDPTISLLTGTEPHKAKDPTVS, from the exons AGTGGGAACAGCTTCCACGTGTTTGACCAGGGCCAGTTTGCCAAGGAGGTGCTGCCCAAGTACTTCAAGCACAACAACATGGCCAGCTTTGTGCGGCAGCTCAACATGT ATGGCTTCCGAAAAGTAGTCCACATTGAGCAGGGTGGCCTGGTCAAGCCTGAGAGGGATGACACCGAGTTCCAGCATCCATGTTTCCTGCGTGGCCAGGAACAGCTCCTTGAGAATATCAAGAGGAAAGTGACCAGC GTGTCCACCCTGAAGAGTGAGGACATAAAAATACGCCAGGACAGTGTCACCAGGCTGTTGACAGATGTGCAGCTGATGAAGGGGAAACAGGAGTGTATGGACTCCAAGCTCCTGGCCATGAAGCA CGAGAACGAGGCCCTGTGGCGGGAGGTGGCCAGCCTTCGGCAGAAGCATGCCCAGCAGCAAAAAGTTGTCAACAAG CTCATCCAATTCCTGATCTCACTGGTGCAGTCGAACCGGATCCTGGGGGTGAAGAGAAAGAT CCCTCTGATGTTGAGTGACAGCAGCTCAGCACACTCTGTGCCCAAGTATGGTCGACAGTACTCCCTGGAGCATGTCCATGGTCCCGGCCCATACTCA GCTCCATCTCCAGCCTACAGCAGCTCTAGCCTTTACTCCTCTGATGCTGTCACCAGCTCTGGGCCCATAATCTCCGATATCACTGAGCTGGCTCCCACCAGCCCTTTGGCCTCCCCAGGCAGGAGCATAGATGAGAG CACCCTGGTCCGTGTCAAGGAAGAGCCCCCCAGCCCACCTCATAGCCCTCGGGTACTGGAGGCAAGCCCTGGGCGCCCAGCCTCCATGGATACCCCTTTGTCCCCAACTGCCTTCATTGACTCCATCCTTCGAGAGAGCGAACCTACCCCTGCTGCCTCAAACACAGCCCCTATGGACACAACCGGAGCCCAAGCCCCTGCACCCCCAGCCCCCTCCACCCCTGAGAAGTGCCTCAGCGTAGCCTGCCTAGACAA TTTGGCTCGCGCTCCACAGATGTCTGGGGTCGCCCGCCTCTTCCCCTGCCCCTCTTCCTTTCTGCATGGCCGAGTCCAGCCAGG GAACGAGCTAAGTGATCACCTGGATGCCATGGACTCCAACCTGGACAACCTGCAGACCATGCTGACAAGCCACGGCTTCAGTGTGGACACCAGTGCCCTGCTGGAC cTGTTCAGCCCCTCGGTGACCATGCCCGACATGAGCCTGCCTGACCTGGACAGCAGCCTGGCCAGC ATTCAGGAACTTCTATCTCCCCAAGAGCCTCCCAGGCCTATTGAGGCAGAGAATAGTAACGCCGACTCAG GAAAGCAGCTGGTGCACTACACGGCTCAGCCTCTGTTCCTGCTGGACCCTGATGCTGTGGACACAGGGAGCAGTGAACTGCCTGTGCTCTTTGAGCTGGGGGAGAGCTCCTACTTCTCTGAGGGAGATGACTACACGGATGATCCCACCATCTCTCTTCTGACGGGCACTGAACCCCACAAAGCCAAGGACCCCACTGTCTCCTAG